TATAGGCAGAAGAAATCAATATCCGTGTAACAAAGCTATAAACAAATCCTGAAACAGTCATACCACGAATCCATCTGTTGTAACGGTGCAGAAATAATCCGTCGCCAGGCTCAGCAAAAGTCCGATAGCTCCCTACGAGCTGTAACAAACCGAGAGGAGTCAGGAATACAGAAATGGGAATGTCATATAGCCATTCTGGGGGATTTATTATCAGATCCCGATACATCCCCCCTAGTATGAATAGCACGGGTATGAAGATATATAGCCAGACAGTCCAATCCAGTACTGTTCTCCAACATCTCCAGATTGAAATCCAATAGGATGACATACGTTCCAAAAATAATGGCACCGGCTTGAATCGTGCGGCATTGAATACATCAATACGAGGCTCAGACATTAGACTTGTACCTCATCCACATATGTAAGCTTGTGAAAGCACTCGAATAAATGTGCTTCCGGTCCACACTTAGCCGTGATCCGTATATCGTCCAATGTTCCTGCTGCCGCCACACCACCATCGTTGACTAGAACAAATCGATCACACAACCGTTCAGCAGAATCCAGCACATGGGTTGTGAGCAAGATAGCAGCTCCGCGTTGTCTCTCCTCGTCCAATGCATCCAGCAATTCCAGCACCGCACCAGGATCGAGTCCAATAAAAGGCTCGTCCACCAAATAAAGCTCTGGCTGCAGCAAGAACCCAATAATGAGCATTGTTTTCTGTTGCATTCCTTTAGAGAATTTGACGGGATACTCGTGCTGAAATGCCTTCAGACGGAATCTCCGCAACAGCTTGTCCGCACGCTCACGAAATAGCTCTTCTGGTATGCTTCCTGCCGCTGCAACTAGCACCAGATGCTCCCAAAGTGTCATTCGTTCATACAATATCGGCTGCTCCGGGATGTAGGCAACTTGTGAAGACATCTCTACTCCGCGGTTGTCCTTCTCTTCCTTGCCATGCCATAATATTTTCCCTTTCCAATAAGGAAGCTGACCGAGCAATCCCTTCATGATTGTGCTCTTTCCAGCTCCGTTCGGCCCTAACAAACCAACTCTCTCACCTGCATGCACGTTAATGACGACTTCCCGTACAATTGGATTATTCGGCTCATATCCCGCTTCTAATATATCCGCTTGAAAAAGCGGCACTGTCTCGTTATCCAATCTATCGCCCTCCTTAGTTCTATATTATCTAGTATATAAGAACTGGACATATCTAGGAAACTTCTACTTATTCTACCTATCCAAATACAGCAAAAACCCCTCCAGGTTACCGACCAAGAGGGGTTTCTCAATTTTTATTTCATACTACTAGCTTCTAAATGCATGTAGAGATTCGTTAATCTCTTTAGTTTGGGTATAAATTTGCTGATAGATCCGGAACAACTGCTCGTACTTCTTGCTAGTATTTTCATTAGGATAATAAGTCCGAGCACGCTTTACGAAAACTTCTCCGCACGCATCTAAAGTCGGATACCAGCCACTGCCGACCGCTGCAAGCATCGCCGCACCAAGCCCCGGCCCCTGCTCATTCTCAAGCGCAACGACATTCGCACGGAATATATCCGCTTGCATTTGGAGCCATACTGGATTTTTCGCTCCACCGCCTATTGAGACGATTGTATCGACGGTTTTGCCAGCTGCGCGGAACAAATCAATGGATTCGTTCAAGGAGAAAGTAATCCCCTCCATTACTGCCCGGGCAAAATGCGCTCTTGTGTGGCTGCCATCTATCCCGATAAAACTTCCGCGTATTTTTGCATCGGCATGTGGTGTGCGTTCACCAACGATGAAAGGCGTAAATAACAATCCATTAGAGCCGGCAGGAATATCATTGACTCCCTCAAGCATCGCATCGAACGTTTCTCCCTTAGCGAACGTATTGCGGAACCAGCTCAAGGAATAACCTGCGGCCAACGTTACTCCCATCGCGTAGAAGGCATTTTCCTTGCCATGATTAAAAAAATGTACTTTGCCCTCATAATCCGCAGATGCGTCCGCTTCATAAGTAAGAATGACACCTGAGGTTCCAATGCTGCATAGCGTTAGACCCGGCGACAAAATACCTGCTCCGATGGCTCCGCATGCGTTATCTGCACCTCCCGCGAATACTTTAGTTGACGATGATAGCCCGGTCAGTTGAGACGCTTCGGCAGAGATCGCCCCGACATATCCGCCTGCTTCTACGAGCGGAGGACAATAACTTGCCGGAATTTCAAATGCGCTAAGTACGTCCTCGCTCCAGCGTTTCGCTGCAATGTCGAGCAATAACGTTCCTGCGGCATCCGAAAGATCCATATGCTTGGCACCCGTCAGGCGCAAACGCAAGTAATCTTTAGGCAGTAGAAAATGGCTGGCGCGCGCAAATACTTCCGGTTCGTATTGCTTCACCCACAGTATTTTGGGCAAAGTAAAGCCTTCAAGTGCAGGATTGCGGGTAATCGATAACAGCTTATCACCCAAAGTTCGTTCGATCTCACGGCACTGCTCCGTTGTACGTGTATCGTTCCAGAGGATCGCTCTGCGAACAGGCCGATCATTTGCATCTAGAAGGACGAGTCCATGCATTTGCCCCGAAAAGCTGATACCCTCGATATCCTCTGGATTAACACCCGACTTTACGATCAAATCCTGCAGTGAACCAGCAGTTCCAGCTACCCAATCCTCCGGGTCTTGTTCACTCCAGCCCGCTTTATCATGGTAGAGAGAATACTCTCGTGTAGCTTCCGCATGTAAGGTTCCCGCTTGATCAATTAGCAGAGTCTTAACAGCGCTCGTTCCCAAATCTACGCCTACAACATACTTCATGGGAATCCTCCTTGTATGAAAATCCGCCCCGCCGGATTTCTTCCTTCCGGGGGACGGAGTGACTACACTGGTTTGACTAGCAGCTTGCTCGCTATGCGAAGGTTACACGCTAAAGATGACGTCATTCAAATTCGCTTTAATTTGCTCCAGCCGTGCGGATTCATTGCGAATTGGCTTAGCCTGCAATACATAAGCCTCCAACGATTGAAGTGTAGCTTTACCTGATACAATATCAGCGCCGATACCTTCACTGAAGCTGCGATAACGGTGGCTAACAATATCGTCAAGCACGCGATTTTCAATTAACTTAGCAGCTGCCTTCAAGCCACGAGCATAAGTATCCATTCCCGCGATATGAGCGAAGAACAAATCCTCGTCTTCAAAGGATGAGCGGCGAACCTTAGCGTCAAAGTTGACACCACCGCGACCAATTCCACCCTCGTTCTTAAGAATTTCGAACATTGCCAATGTAGTCGTAACTAGATCTGTCGGAAATTCATCCGTATCCCAGCCAAGCAAAGGGTCGCCCTGATTCGCATCGATCGAACCGAGCATCCCATTGATGCGCGCCGTCCGTAGCTCATGCTCAAAGGTATGTCCAGCTAATGTGGCGTGATTGGCTTCAATGTTAAGCTTGAATTTATCCTTCAAGCCGTAGCTCTGAAGAAATGCAATTGCTGTTGCGGAATCGAAATCATATTGATGCTTAGAAGGCTCCATTGGCTTAGGCTCGATCAAGAATTGTGCATCAAAGCCAATCTCCTTGGCATAGTCCACTGCCATATGAAGGAAACGTCCTAAGTTATCTAGCTCCAGCTTCAAATCCGTATTCAAGAGTGACTCATAGCCTTCGCGACCGCCCCAGAATACATAGTTTTCAGCTCCGAGCTCCTTGCCGACTTCCAATCCCTTTTTCAGCGTAGCTGCTGCATAAGCAAATACTTCTGCATTACTCGTCGTACTCGCGCCGTGAACGTAACGAGGATTCGTGAACAGATTCACTGTGTTCCAGAGCAGCTTCTTGCCCGTAGACTTCTGATAATCCTTCAGCATAGCTACGATAACATCGAGATTTTTATTCGTCTCTGCCAGTGTTGCACCTTCCGGAGCGATATCCGCATCATGGAAAGCGTAGAAGGGAACATTTAATTTTTCTAGCAGCTCGAAGTTAGCTTCTACACGTGCTTTGGATCTATCGAGAGGAGATAAGGAATCCCATGCACGAACAGCAGTGCCTGCACCGAATGGATCTGCACCACTTGCGTTAAATGTATGCCAGTATGCGACAGCGAAGCGGAGATGCTCCTCCATTGTCTTGCCGAATACGATTTCTTGCGAATTATAATGCTTGAATGCGAAAGGGTTTTTCGAATCGCGACCTTCGTATTGAATCTTAGGAACATTACTGAAATGGCTCATAAAAAAATGCCTCCTTGTAAGCGATATCATATTCTTAACTGACAATAGCATATCACGCCTTAACTTAGTTTGTCTATTGAATAAACTAAGTTTTTAAAACCCTAATATGTTATGATAGTCACAACTTAACAATAAGGAGTCGCTTAATAGAAATGACAAAATCGACTGGCGATCAAGCTTTAATTAAAAGAATTAATACAGCCATCGTGCTGGAATATATATTGCGGGGTTCACCGCTTTCTCGTGCGCAAATATCCGAGCAATCCGGACTCAACAAAGCTACAGTATCTAGCCTTGTCCAAGATTTAATCGATAGCTCCTTGGTCAAAGAAATCGGTACAGGGCAATCCAGCGGCGGGCGTAAGCCTGTTATGCTGGAATTTATCGCCACATCCGGTTATAGCATAGGCGTTGATCTTGGCGTAAATTACATACGTGGCGTGTTGACTGATCTTCGCGGTGGAATTATTGCTGAAAGAACAGCCTCCCTTCCCCTTCCTGAGCAAACTACAGCTATTGAGCAGCTGTGCAGCTGTATTGAATTTCTTATAGCTAAAGCTCCTGCAAGCCCTTATGGCATAGTAGGCATTGGGGTTGGAGTTCCTGGTCTCGTTGACGAAAATGGCGCCATTCTCTTTGCTCCTAACCTGAAGTGGCGTGACGTTCCCTTACAAAACCTGTTAACCGAACGGTTTTCAATACCTATTACTATTGATAATGAAGCAAACATGGGTGCGCTTGGGGAGCAGAAGTATGGTGCTGGGCGCAGCATTAACAATATTATTTACGTTAGTGTTGGCATTGGGATTGGTACGGGATTAATTCTTAACAAGTCCTTATACAAAGGCGCATCAGGCTTTTCAGGAGAGATGGGCCACCTCTCTATTGAAGCACATGGCAAGAGCTGTACCTGCGGCAATTATGGATGCTGGGAGCTGTATGCTTCCGAGCAAGCCTTGCTAGAGCAAGCCGCTGAGCTTGGCTTTGGAGATCTGGAAAGCTTGCTGGCAGCCGCAGACAATGGTCAGGAAGACGTAATAGAGCTATTCAGGGGGATTGGGGAATATCTCGGCATCGGTATCGCTAATATCGTTAATGTCTTTAATCCTGATGCGGTGGTCATCGGCAACCGGATGAGCCAGGCTCGCCCATGGCTAGAGGACATTCTTCGCCAAACCGTCGTTCAGCGCGCACTTAGTTTTCATGCCCGCAAGGTTCAGCTATTATTCGCCGAGCTTGGCGAACGTTCCTCGATGCTGGGCGCAGCCGAGATGGCGATTGCTGGTTTCTTCGTTCGGATAAAATCAGTGTAGATGAGCTTTATCTCGCTAATGTTTTATGGTATAAATTATTATATAGTTATATACGAATTTATTAAGGTTGTCCGGCGTGTCTAATGAAGAAATGAGGTCGGAACCATGAACGATAAGCTAGCCGAAATGGCAGAGCTATTAAAGCTACTTGGTGATAGAACGAGATTGGCTATACTAGGACTACTGCAAGAGAGAGATTTGTGCGTTGGTGATATTGTTGAGCTATTAGGGACGAGCCAGCCGAATGCGAGCCAGCATCTCCGAAGGCTGAAAAGCTCAGGGCTAGTGAGAGAAAGCAAGCGTGGACAATGGGTGTTCTATTCATTGAATCTAGATGACTTTCCCGACCTACGCATCTTTTTGTCTCAATTGCCAGGCCGCAAGGAACGGCTTCGGTCTCTTTCCGGGCTCGTTGATAGGGGTTAATCATGAGCTTTCAACTGACCAAGCGGGTCATTAAGCTGTTATGCGGCCCTTTCTCCTATGAACGGGGAGAGGTCTATTATCATGCCAAAAAAGTGAAAATCATTAATTATGATCCCGACGCTTCTATCTACGAAGCTACGATCAAAGGAAACATGGATTATGCGGTTAAAGCGGAAATAGATAGCAACGGAGATGTAACTGCCGAATGCACCTGCCCTGCTTATGCCTCCTACTCCCGTAAGTACTGCAAGCACATCGCTGCTGTTCTATTGAATATACACGATCTGCAGAATGCAGGTCGATCACCAATGCGTTCCTACTCCTATAAGCTAACTCCCGATGAACACCTATCAAGTGAAGCTGGACGTCTCACTCCCCGTTCCACGATTTCAACAGCCCGATCTGCAATTGAAAGTTCAGCTGTAGATACAGGACTGACGGATGGGATGCTAGGGCTGTTCGGAAGCAAACCCCTTCGCCCAAGCCGCAATAGGTTTTTAGCTGATACCAGAGAGCTTCTAGAAGTAGAAATTACATGCAGTCCCTTTCCATACGGCTATAGGAAGTACATGTTCGGCGTTGAGCTTAAGGTTGGTTCCAAGCGACTGTACATTGTGCAGAAAATTAGGGAGTTTCTTGATCGAGTGGATCGAAGCGAACCACATGTATTTTCTAAGCATTTCACATATGATCCAACCATTCATAGCTTTAGTAAAGAGAACGATGAGATCATTCGACAGCTCATCCAAATCTATCATAGCGAGAAGATGTACAGAGAAACCTCCAGCATCTATTCGGCCCATGCCAGCCCTTTAAGCGGGGAGCGCTTACTGCTTATTCCCCCCTATTCCTGGGAGTCTCTTTATCCATTGCTTACTCGTGCGCCAGAAGTAAAGCTGGAACAGGATAATCGCACGTATGTTGGGATTGCTACATCCGATGAATTGGTACCGCTCCACTTCGACTTTGATCAAGCTAAGGACGATAGCTATCAATTGGATGTCCAAGGCTTGGACCGAATTACCGTTATGGAGCCCTATGGTATCGTTATTGCCGAGGGCAAGCTGCTTAAGCTACCAGCAGATCAATGCAAGCGCCTGTCTGAGCTCAAGCAAATGCTTGAAGCCTCCCATAAGCAAAACGTTACAATTGCACGAGATCAGATGGAGCCATTCATGGAACAGGTTATTCCTGGACTAATGAAGCTAGGCAGTGTCCGTATCGCCCAAGCGGTATCTGAGCGCATTGTTCACACACCACTAAAAGCTAATCTTTATTTGGACCGAGTGAGGGATCGCCTACTTGCCGGACTGGAATTTCAATACGGTGATATTATCATTAATCCCTTAGAAGCGACGGGTCATAGGCACCAAACCGACCGTATTCTTATGAGAGATGGAGATAAAGAAAATCAAATATTAG
This portion of the Cohnella abietis genome encodes:
- the xylB gene encoding xylulokinase, which codes for MKYVVGVDLGTSAVKTLLIDQAGTLHAEATREYSLYHDKAGWSEQDPEDWVAGTAGSLQDLIVKSGVNPEDIEGISFSGQMHGLVLLDANDRPVRRAILWNDTRTTEQCREIERTLGDKLLSITRNPALEGFTLPKILWVKQYEPEVFARASHFLLPKDYLRLRLTGAKHMDLSDAAGTLLLDIAAKRWSEDVLSAFEIPASYCPPLVEAGGYVGAISAEASQLTGLSSSTKVFAGGADNACGAIGAGILSPGLTLCSIGTSGVILTYEADASADYEGKVHFFNHGKENAFYAMGVTLAAGYSLSWFRNTFAKGETFDAMLEGVNDIPAGSNGLLFTPFIVGERTPHADAKIRGSFIGIDGSHTRAHFARAVMEGITFSLNESIDLFRAAGKTVDTIVSIGGGAKNPVWLQMQADIFRANVVALENEQGPGLGAAMLAAVGSGWYPTLDACGEVFVKRARTYYPNENTSKKYEQLFRIYQQIYTQTKEINESLHAFRS
- the xylA gene encoding xylose isomerase yields the protein MSHFSNVPKIQYEGRDSKNPFAFKHYNSQEIVFGKTMEEHLRFAVAYWHTFNASGADPFGAGTAVRAWDSLSPLDRSKARVEANFELLEKLNVPFYAFHDADIAPEGATLAETNKNLDVIVAMLKDYQKSTGKKLLWNTVNLFTNPRYVHGASTTSNAEVFAYAAATLKKGLEVGKELGAENYVFWGGREGYESLLNTDLKLELDNLGRFLHMAVDYAKEIGFDAQFLIEPKPMEPSKHQYDFDSATAIAFLQSYGLKDKFKLNIEANHATLAGHTFEHELRTARINGMLGSIDANQGDPLLGWDTDEFPTDLVTTTLAMFEILKNEGGIGRGGVNFDAKVRRSSFEDEDLFFAHIAGMDTYARGLKAAAKLIENRVLDDIVSHRYRSFSEGIGADIVSGKATLQSLEAYVLQAKPIRNESARLEQIKANLNDVIFSV
- a CDS encoding ArsR/SmtB family transcription factor gives rise to the protein MNDKLAEMAELLKLLGDRTRLAILGLLQERDLCVGDIVELLGTSQPNASQHLRRLKSSGLVRESKRGQWVFYSLNLDDFPDLRIFLSQLPGRKERLRSLSGLVDRG
- a CDS encoding ROK family transcriptional regulator; protein product: MTKSTGDQALIKRINTAIVLEYILRGSPLSRAQISEQSGLNKATVSSLVQDLIDSSLVKEIGTGQSSGGRKPVMLEFIATSGYSIGVDLGVNYIRGVLTDLRGGIIAERTASLPLPEQTTAIEQLCSCIEFLIAKAPASPYGIVGIGVGVPGLVDENGAILFAPNLKWRDVPLQNLLTERFSIPITIDNEANMGALGEQKYGAGRSINNIIYVSVGIGIGTGLILNKSLYKGASGFSGEMGHLSIEAHGKSCTCGNYGCWELYASEQALLEQAAELGFGDLESLLAAADNGQEDVIELFRGIGEYLGIGIANIVNVFNPDAVVIGNRMSQARPWLEDILRQTVVQRALSFHARKVQLLFAELGERSSMLGAAEMAIAGFFVRIKSV
- a CDS encoding ABC transporter ATP-binding protein, with translation MDNETVPLFQADILEAGYEPNNPIVREVVINVHAGERVGLLGPNGAGKSTIMKGLLGQLPYWKGKILWHGKEEKDNRGVEMSSQVAYIPEQPILYERMTLWEHLVLVAAAGSIPEELFRERADKLLRRFRLKAFQHEYPVKFSKGMQQKTMLIIGFLLQPELYLVDEPFIGLDPGAVLELLDALDEERQRGAAILLTTHVLDSAERLCDRFVLVNDGGVAAAGTLDDIRITAKCGPEAHLFECFHKLTYVDEVQV